One segment of Humidesulfovibrio mexicanus DNA contains the following:
- a CDS encoding DUF3298 and DUF4163 domain-containing protein translates to MRTLVRLAAPVFCLAALLAACGLERPAPAPAVLPAAPPVERPVPAFSTEAVANELNILVNDTVPGDPEYDPRRTALAPAANAANLPDDLRRCLAAVLAFDPPRLQERWERHQQAQQNAATLYAANPPVDTAALNGGRVLRRLGPALFLVRLPGGDTALLQSGRKFKKNARIKQLYVLEREHAKPDAAKGDLVDELEEQPRTFVEISRQEARELEQRRAPALAELRRLESEGAELERGVTADLARLDILARDVNAVIGPMLLAQGPHPAPTGLIRSVTRMAKNFSRDQYYRYALPVTGLPKVDAELKGFLDERKAEVLSLLKSTGVGRGRVRANADRIAFTAHTASPVLLSFRFEEMRDTGGAHPNTIFASFVFDLRDQSRLRLADLFTDEAAALSVLSDLAQRRLTLALDGLLFAEGFAPKAENFTVFVLDGADIVFTFPPYQVASYAQGPQNLRVPLFHPRLSPLLSPRLKAALAAGR, encoded by the coding sequence ATGCGCACCCTCGTCCGTCTCGCCGCGCCCGTATTCTGCCTCGCCGCCCTGCTGGCCGCCTGCGGCCTGGAGCGCCCGGCCCCCGCTCCGGCGGTCCTTCCCGCCGCTCCCCCAGTGGAGCGCCCGGTTCCGGCCTTCAGCACCGAGGCCGTGGCGAATGAGCTGAACATCCTGGTGAACGACACCGTTCCCGGCGACCCCGAGTACGACCCCCGGCGCACGGCGCTGGCCCCTGCGGCCAACGCCGCGAACTTGCCGGACGATCTGCGCCGCTGCCTGGCCGCCGTGCTGGCCTTCGACCCGCCGCGCCTGCAGGAGCGCTGGGAGCGGCACCAGCAGGCCCAGCAGAACGCCGCAACCCTGTATGCCGCAAATCCGCCCGTGGACACCGCTGCGCTGAACGGGGGCCGCGTGCTGCGCCGCCTGGGGCCAGCCCTGTTCCTGGTGCGCCTGCCCGGCGGCGATACCGCCCTGCTGCAGTCTGGAAGAAAATTCAAAAAAAATGCGCGCATCAAACAGCTCTATGTGCTGGAACGCGAGCACGCGAAACCCGATGCGGCCAAGGGAGACCTGGTGGACGAGTTGGAGGAGCAGCCGCGCACCTTTGTGGAAATTTCGCGACAGGAGGCCAGGGAGCTTGAGCAGCGCCGCGCGCCCGCCCTGGCCGAGCTGCGCAGACTGGAGTCCGAAGGGGCGGAGCTGGAACGCGGCGTGACGGCGGACCTTGCCCGGCTGGACATTCTCGCCCGGGACGTGAACGCCGTCATCGGCCCCATGCTGCTGGCGCAAGGGCCGCACCCCGCGCCCACCGGCCTGATCCGCTCTGTGACGCGCATGGCCAAAAACTTCAGCCGCGACCAATACTACCGGTACGCCCTGCCCGTCACCGGGCTGCCGAAGGTGGATGCGGAGCTCAAGGGCTTTCTGGACGAACGCAAGGCCGAAGTGCTCAGCCTGCTCAAAAGCACCGGAGTAGGCCGGGGCCGCGTGCGGGCCAACGCCGACCGCATCGCCTTCACCGCGCACACGGCCTCGCCAGTCCTCTTGTCCTTCCGGTTCGAGGAGATGCGCGACACGGGCGGAGCGCACCCCAACACCATCTTCGCCAGCTTCGTCTTCGACCTGCGCGACCAGTCGCGTCTGCGCCTGGCCGATCTGTTCACCGACGAGGCCGCGGCCCTGTCCGTGCTTTCCGACCTTGCGCAGCGGCGGCTCACCCTGGCCCTGGACGGCCTGCTCTTCGCGGAGGGCTTTGCGCCCAAGGCCGAAAACTTCACCGTCTTCGTGCTGGACGGCGCGGACATCGTGTTCACCTTCCCGCCCTACCAGGTGGCCAGCTACGCCCAGGGGCCGCAAAACCTGCGCGTGCCGCTGTTCCACCCGCGCCTGTCCCCGCTGCTCAGCCCCAGGCTCAAGGCGGCGCTCGCGGCGGGGCGGTAA
- a CDS encoding basic amino acid ABC transporter substrate-binding protein, translating to MKRLFKSLLVAAAVSVMALGVVGCGEKKEEAAPNAANATAAAPAPKTIVFASDATYPPMQYTNDQKEIVGFEVDVIKAVAEKAGFKAEFKNVAWDGIFAGLAAGKYDAISSSVSITDERKATMDFSDPIIPIEQMLVVAKDNAATDLAALKGKSIGAQIGTTSYLVIKDEKGFKAIKTYDEVGLAMEDLVKGSIQAVVADSPVAVDYTTKKYADKIKIAATLKSDKVENIGIAVKKGNQEVIDLVNKGLAAIKADGTFDKIKEQHQMK from the coding sequence ATGAAGCGCCTGTTCAAGTCCCTGCTGGTCGCCGCCGCAGTCAGCGTCATGGCCCTTGGCGTGGTTGGTTGCGGAGAGAAAAAGGAAGAAGCCGCCCCCAACGCGGCCAACGCCACCGCCGCGGCTCCCGCTCCCAAGACCATCGTCTTCGCCTCCGACGCCACCTATCCCCCCATGCAGTACACGAACGACCAGAAGGAGATCGTGGGCTTCGAGGTCGACGTGATCAAGGCCGTGGCCGAAAAGGCCGGCTTCAAGGCCGAGTTCAAGAACGTGGCCTGGGACGGCATCTTCGCGGGCTTGGCCGCAGGCAAGTACGACGCCATCTCCTCCAGCGTGTCCATCACCGACGAGCGCAAGGCCACCATGGATTTCTCCGACCCCATCATCCCCATTGAGCAGATGCTCGTCGTCGCCAAGGACAACGCCGCCACCGACCTGGCCGCCCTCAAGGGCAAGAGCATCGGCGCCCAGATCGGCACCACCAGCTACCTGGTCATCAAGGACGAGAAGGGCTTCAAGGCCATCAAGACCTACGACGAGGTCGGCCTGGCCATGGAAGACCTCGTGAAGGGCAGCATCCAGGCGGTTGTGGCCGACAGCCCGGTGGCCGTCGACTACACCACCAAGAAGTACGCGGACAAGATCAAGATCGCCGCCACCCTCAAGAGCGACAAGGTCGAGAACATCGGCATCGCCGTCAAGAAGGGCAACCAGGAAGTCATCGACCTGGTGAACAAGGGCCTGGCCGCCATCAAGGCCGACGGCACCTTCGACAAGATCAAGGAACAGCACCAGATGAAGTAA
- a CDS encoding redoxin domain-containing protein, giving the protein MRSPAVVLSALFLAVFASVAALAQGPEQKHTIFDPGPLKPVDSVLAVRPGDMAPDFALPGVLSGQGNRRLVRLSDYRGSKNVMLSFVPAAFTPVCSDQWPGYNLAQSLFEEYECQVLGISTDNLPSLFAWATEMRGLWFPVLSDFWPHGRVAKLYGALRGDGTAERAIVIIDKTGRVRFARSFDINTRPDLAIIMTALHAIREGSPQTGVDASARPE; this is encoded by the coding sequence ATGCGATCGCCAGCCGTCGTCCTCTCCGCCCTGTTTCTCGCAGTGTTCGCCTCCGTTGCGGCCCTGGCCCAGGGGCCGGAGCAGAAGCACACGATTTTCGATCCCGGCCCGCTCAAGCCGGTGGACAGCGTTCTGGCCGTGCGTCCCGGCGACATGGCCCCGGACTTCGCCCTGCCGGGCGTGCTGAGCGGGCAAGGGAACAGGCGCCTGGTGCGCCTTTCAGACTACCGGGGCAGCAAAAACGTCATGCTCTCCTTCGTGCCAGCGGCCTTCACCCCGGTATGCTCGGACCAGTGGCCCGGCTACAACCTGGCCCAAAGCCTTTTCGAAGAATATGAATGCCAGGTGCTGGGCATCAGCACCGACAACCTGCCCTCGCTCTTCGCCTGGGCAACGGAAATGCGCGGCCTGTGGTTCCCGGTGCTTTCGGATTTCTGGCCCCACGGCAGGGTGGCCAAGCTTTACGGGGCGCTGCGCGGCGATGGAACCGCCGAGCGGGCCATCGTCATCATCGACAAGACGGGCCGTGTGCGCTTCGCCAGGAGCTTCGACATCAACACCCGGCCGGACCTTGCAATCATCATGACCGCACTGCACGCAATCCGCGAGGGCAGCCCACAGACCGGCGTTGACGCGTCCGCCCGCCCGGAGTAG
- a CDS encoding amino acid ABC transporter permease, with amino-acid sequence MTETPKIDVGEGAAIPSRNDWGLFNAWVISIVGAISAILYLLIAHPDPYRRLLVYLSDGIVITFQVTITSILCACVIGLITGLGRVSKNKAINLVASTYVEIIRGIPLLVQLFYIYYALGRFLNVHDLSAAIIAMSVCYGAYMGEVFRAGITAIDKGQTEAARSLGFNGKQTMFLIILPQAWRTILPPVGNEFIALLKDTSLVSILAVSDLLRRGREFSSETFLYFETYTLVALVYLVITLLLSKGVSIMEARLSHYVRR; translated from the coding sequence ATGACCGAAACACCCAAAATCGACGTGGGCGAGGGAGCAGCCATCCCCAGCAGAAACGACTGGGGACTGTTCAACGCCTGGGTCATCAGCATCGTCGGCGCCATTTCCGCCATCCTCTACCTGCTCATCGCCCACCCGGACCCGTACAGGCGCCTGCTCGTCTACCTGAGCGACGGCATCGTCATCACCTTCCAGGTCACCATCACGTCCATTCTCTGCGCTTGCGTCATCGGCCTCATCACCGGCCTGGGTCGCGTTTCCAAGAACAAGGCCATCAACCTCGTGGCCTCCACCTACGTTGAAATCATCCGGGGCATCCCGCTCCTGGTCCAACTTTTCTACATATACTACGCCTTGGGGCGCTTCCTGAACGTCCACGACCTCAGCGCCGCCATCATCGCCATGAGCGTGTGCTACGGCGCCTACATGGGCGAAGTCTTCCGCGCGGGCATCACCGCCATCGACAAGGGGCAGACCGAGGCCGCGCGCTCGCTGGGCTTCAACGGCAAGCAGACCATGTTCCTGATCATTCTGCCCCAGGCTTGGCGCACCATCCTGCCGCCGGTGGGCAACGAATTCATCGCCCTCTTGAAGGACACCTCCCTGGTGTCCATCCTGGCCGTGTCCGACCTCCTGCGCCGGGGCCGCGAGTTCTCGAGCGAGACCTTCCTCTACTTCGAGACCTACACCCTTGTGGCCCTGGTCTATCTCGTCATCACGCTGCTCCTCTCCAAGGGGGTCAGCATCATGGAAGCGAGGCTCAGCCATTATGTGCGCCGCTAG
- a CDS encoding ATP-binding response regulator has product MTKSRILVVDDERIVNLDIQGALVRLGYEVAGAAFSGEDALRLALSAAPDLVLMDVRLDGGMDGTEAALGIAQAVDVPVVFLTAYSDERTMRRALSAAPFGYLIKPFEDRELRGVIELALAKHTVERDLRRARRAAEEADQAKTAFLGTLSHELRTPMNGILGMAELMLLSELTPEQRENMVQLKDCARAMTGVLNQLLDYTMLELPGWEVSLREFAPLAFLEAAAREHRPVAEAKGLVFRLAPGPLPERALTEPERLRQALDQLLKNAATFTMSGSVTLSAAQDPSVRLPCGAPALRFSVADTGPGIAPENAARLFASFTQGSNFLTRGVGGLGLGLAACRNLVESLGGTVQVEGAPGGGSVFHLLIPLRLPPQDGGVLAGIPVLLAHGGAADGAPLVPALDAAGAEVLGVCGGGQAAEALLMRPLGAVVFSPTLSVADALALARMVRMGVTRARADTPLVAVLAPQNAREMERCLLTGMDAAQTDPNDMPGLIGRLARLVRRGRRPAETHHRQGADT; this is encoded by the coding sequence ATGACCAAGTCCAGAATTCTCGTGGTCGACGACGAGCGCATCGTCAATCTGGATATCCAGGGGGCGCTGGTCCGCCTGGGCTACGAGGTCGCCGGAGCGGCCTTCAGCGGCGAGGACGCCCTGCGTTTGGCCCTTTCCGCCGCGCCGGACCTGGTGCTCATGGACGTGCGTCTGGACGGCGGCATGGACGGAACCGAAGCCGCTTTGGGCATCGCCCAGGCCGTCGACGTTCCCGTGGTTTTTCTGACCGCCTATTCCGATGAGCGGACCATGCGCCGGGCCCTTTCGGCCGCGCCCTTCGGTTATCTGATCAAGCCCTTTGAGGACCGCGAACTCCGGGGGGTCATCGAACTCGCCCTGGCCAAACACACGGTGGAACGCGACCTGAGACGAGCGCGCCGCGCCGCGGAGGAAGCGGACCAGGCCAAGACTGCCTTTCTCGGCACCTTGAGCCACGAGCTGCGCACGCCCATGAACGGCATTCTTGGCATGGCCGAATTGATGCTGCTCTCGGAGCTGACGCCGGAACAGCGCGAGAACATGGTTCAGCTGAAGGACTGCGCCAGGGCCATGACCGGCGTCTTGAACCAACTGCTGGATTATACGATGTTGGAGTTGCCCGGCTGGGAGGTGTCGCTGCGCGAGTTCGCGCCGCTCGCCTTTCTTGAAGCCGCGGCGCGGGAGCACCGGCCCGTTGCCGAGGCGAAGGGACTTGTCTTTCGTTTGGCTCCCGGCCCCCTGCCGGAGCGCGCGCTGACCGAGCCCGAACGTCTGCGGCAGGCCCTGGACCAGTTGCTCAAGAATGCGGCAACGTTCACCATGAGTGGCTCCGTGACCCTCTCCGCCGCCCAGGACCCCTCCGTTCGCCTGCCTTGCGGAGCACCGGCCCTGCGGTTCAGCGTGGCGGACACCGGGCCGGGCATTGCTCCGGAGAACGCGGCGCGTCTTTTCGCAAGTTTCACCCAGGGCAGCAATTTCTTGACCCGTGGAGTCGGCGGGCTGGGGCTCGGACTGGCGGCCTGCCGCAACCTTGTGGAATCCTTGGGCGGAACGGTGCAGGTCGAGGGGGCTCCAGGGGGCGGCAGCGTGTTCCATCTTTTGATTCCGCTGCGCCTGCCGCCACAAGACGGCGGCGTTCTTGCGGGCATCCCCGTGCTTCTGGCCCATGGCGGCGCGGCCGACGGTGCGCCGCTGGTTCCGGCCCTGGACGCGGCCGGAGCGGAAGTGCTGGGCGTTTGCGGCGGGGGCCAGGCTGCGGAAGCGCTCTTGATGCGACCGCTTGGGGCGGTGGTTTTCTCGCCGACGCTGTCCGTGGCCGATGCCCTCGCGCTTGCGCGCATGGTGCGCATGGGGGTGACCCGGGCGCGCGCCGACACGCCGCTTGTGGCCGTGTTGGCCCCGCAGAACGCCAGGGAAATGGAGCGTTGCCTGCTGACCGGCATGGACGCCGCGCAGACAGACCCGAACGACATGCCGGGATTGATCGGCCGCCTGGCGCGGCTTGTGCGCCGTGGCCGCCGCCCGGCGGAAACCCACCACCGCCAGGGGGCGGACACATGA
- a CDS encoding AI-2E family transporter, translated as MTMNSTPDTPDTPPIGHHSNKIFAYFLLFFLVVAFMFGFVLVEPFMHTIILSAVLSIIFSPVNSRLYLRLGGRANLAAGLTSILVVVLILLPTAFLVWGLVTEGMHSMNAIRSWAGRNDFNELMQSGRIAELFAWARETLPFVHIDQATIQARLLSFTQNFTQYVLDASATLVGNMAKLILRFFLMIFMIFYFLREGRGIVHKLKYLAPLRTHQEDFMIDSLQRVSRAVLLGSLLIAVLQGLTGALGLWIVGIPPLFWGVMMGLAALIPVVGTGLIWAPVAAYLYFFGEWHMAAFFLFYNVLIVTNIDTILRPLLMRRAAQVSPFLIFLAILGGIHAFGALGIIYGPLILTFLMAMLTIYGEEYKEVLTSRTGYAQHRNEP; from the coding sequence ATGACCATGAACAGCACTCCGGATACCCCGGACACCCCGCCCATCGGGCACCATTCCAACAAGATTTTCGCCTATTTCTTGCTCTTCTTTCTGGTTGTCGCCTTCATGTTCGGCTTTGTTTTGGTGGAGCCGTTCATGCACACCATCATCCTTTCCGCCGTGCTTTCCATCATCTTCTCCCCGGTGAATTCCCGGCTGTACCTGCGCCTTGGCGGTCGGGCGAACCTTGCGGCCGGGCTCACCTCCATCCTGGTGGTGGTGCTCATCTTGTTGCCCACTGCGTTTCTGGTGTGGGGGCTTGTCACCGAGGGGATGCATTCCATGAACGCCATCCGCTCCTGGGCCGGCCGCAACGACTTCAACGAACTGATGCAGAGCGGCCGCATCGCCGAGTTGTTCGCCTGGGCCAGGGAGACTCTGCCCTTTGTGCATATCGACCAGGCGACCATACAGGCGCGCCTTTTGAGCTTTACGCAGAATTTCACCCAGTACGTCCTGGATGCGAGTGCGACCCTCGTGGGGAATATGGCAAAGCTTATTCTCCGATTTTTCTTGATGATTTTCATGATCTTCTACTTCCTGCGCGAGGGGCGGGGCATTGTGCACAAGCTGAAGTACCTGGCCCCGCTGCGCACCCATCAGGAGGATTTCATGATCGACAGCCTGCAGCGCGTGTCCCGCGCGGTGCTGCTGGGCAGTCTGCTCATCGCCGTGCTGCAGGGGCTGACCGGGGCGCTGGGCCTGTGGATCGTGGGCATTCCGCCGCTGTTCTGGGGCGTCATGATGGGCTTGGCCGCGCTCATTCCCGTCGTCGGCACCGGGCTTATCTGGGCCCCGGTGGCGGCCTACCTGTATTTCTTTGGCGAGTGGCACATGGCGGCGTTCTTCCTGTTCTACAACGTGCTCATCGTCACCAACATCGACACGATTCTGCGGCCGCTGCTCATGCGCCGTGCGGCCCAGGTGTCGCCCTTCCTCATCTTTCTGGCCATATTGGGCGGCATCCACGCCTTTGGAGCCCTGGGCATCATCTACGGGCCGCTCATTCTCACCTTCCTCATGGCCATGCTCACCATCTACGGGGAGGAGTACAAGGAGGTGCTCACCTCCAGAACCGGCTACGCGCAGCACAGGAACGAACCATGA
- the ribB gene encoding 3,4-dihydroxy-2-butanone-4-phosphate synthase: MNQSLLDRFGTPETRIDRALEHLRAGGGMLVVDDEDRENEGDLIFPAQTVTREQMALLIRECSGIVCLCLTDEKADALELPPMVAHNTSRNKTAFTVTIEAAQGVTTGVSAADRVTTVRAAVAPEARPHDLHRPGHVFPLRAKPGGVLERQGHTEATVDLMRLAGLDPAGVLCELTNRDGGMARLPEITLFAEEHGLPVLAVADLVRYRQAVGV; the protein is encoded by the coding sequence ATGAATCAGTCCCTGCTTGACCGTTTTGGAACCCCGGAAACCCGCATCGACCGCGCGCTGGAGCACCTGCGCGCCGGGGGCGGCATGCTGGTGGTGGATGACGAAGACCGCGAGAACGAAGGCGATCTCATCTTCCCCGCGCAGACCGTGACCCGCGAGCAGATGGCCCTGCTCATCCGCGAATGCAGCGGCATCGTCTGCCTGTGCCTCACCGACGAAAAGGCGGACGCCCTTGAGCTGCCGCCCATGGTGGCGCACAACACCAGCCGCAACAAAACCGCCTTCACCGTCACCATAGAGGCGGCCCAGGGGGTGACCACAGGCGTCTCGGCCGCGGACCGCGTGACCACAGTGCGCGCGGCCGTGGCCCCCGAAGCGCGGCCCCACGACCTGCACCGGCCCGGCCATGTGTTCCCCCTGCGCGCCAAACCCGGCGGCGTGCTGGAGCGCCAAGGCCACACCGAGGCCACGGTGGACCTCATGCGTCTTGCCGGACTGGACCCCGCGGGCGTGCTTTGCGAACTCACCAACCGCGATGGAGGCATGGCGCGGCTGCCCGAGATCACCCTCTTCGCCGAGGAGCACGGCCTGCCCGTGCTGGCCGTGGCCGACCTGGTGCGCTACCGCCAGGCTGTCGGCGTCTAA
- a CDS encoding amino acid ABC transporter ATP-binding protein: MCAASQSIVDIRHVNKSFGALKALNNVSLSMNLGEKVVIIGPSGSGKSTLLRSINKLETVDSGSIIVDGQDINDPKTDINKLRMELGMVFQSFNLFPHKTVLENLTIAPVKLKGLSKAEAEAIGLKLLDKVGIKDKAHVYPSRLSGGQQQRVAIARALAMSPKIMLFDEPTSALDPEMIGEVLDVMVTLAREGMTMAVVTHEMGFAREVADRVVFMDHGAVIEQGTPEHFFTSPENERTKLFLSQIL, encoded by the coding sequence ATGTGCGCCGCTAGCCAGTCCATCGTCGACATCCGCCACGTCAACAAGAGCTTCGGCGCGCTCAAGGCGCTGAACAACGTCTCCCTGTCCATGAACCTGGGCGAGAAGGTCGTCATCATCGGCCCTTCGGGTTCGGGCAAGAGCACCCTGCTGCGCTCCATCAACAAACTGGAGACCGTCGATTCCGGGTCCATCATCGTGGACGGGCAGGACATCAACGACCCCAAGACCGACATCAACAAGCTGCGCATGGAGCTTGGCATGGTGTTCCAGAGCTTCAACCTCTTTCCGCACAAGACCGTGCTCGAAAACCTCACCATCGCGCCGGTCAAGCTCAAGGGCCTCTCCAAGGCCGAGGCCGAGGCCATCGGCCTCAAGCTGCTGGACAAGGTCGGCATCAAGGACAAGGCCCACGTGTATCCTTCGCGCCTGTCGGGCGGGCAGCAGCAGCGCGTGGCCATTGCCCGGGCGCTGGCCATGAGCCCCAAGATCATGCTCTTCGACGAACCCACCAGCGCGCTCGACCCGGAGATGATCGGCGAAGTGCTCGACGTCATGGTGACCCTGGCGAGAGAGGGCATGACCATGGCAGTGGTGACCCACGAAATGGGCTTTGCCCGCGAAGTGGCCGACCGCGTGGTCTTCATGGACCACGGCGCGGTCATCGAGCAGGGCACCCCGGAGCACTTCTTCACCAGCCCGGAGAACGAGCGCACCAAGCTCTTCCTGAGCCAGATCCTCTAG
- a CDS encoding 4Fe-4S dicluster domain-containing protein yields MSNGKSFLVDLTKCTACRGCQIACKQWKKLPGEKTRNSGSHQNPPDFAFNTLRVVRFSEKEVDGQMKWFFTPDQCRHCLDAPCQTAVNDPEAIVVDEATGAVIYTAKTAKEDFETVRGICPYNVPRQDKKSKVIAKCDMCNDRVKAGKLPACVTACPTGTMNFGDRDDMLKLAEKRLAEAKKKHPKAQLVDADSVRVIFLTADDPTLYSPTLMADAGAAAPRGYTRQELFAGLLKPVKRVLG; encoded by the coding sequence ATGAGCAATGGAAAAAGCTTCCTGGTGGACCTGACCAAGTGCACGGCCTGCCGCGGCTGCCAGATCGCCTGCAAGCAGTGGAAAAAACTGCCTGGCGAAAAGACCAGGAACAGCGGCAGCCACCAGAACCCGCCGGACTTCGCCTTCAACACCCTGCGCGTGGTGCGCTTCAGCGAAAAGGAAGTGGACGGCCAGATGAAGTGGTTCTTCACGCCGGACCAGTGCCGCCACTGCCTCGACGCGCCCTGCCAGACCGCAGTCAACGACCCCGAGGCCATCGTCGTGGACGAGGCCACGGGCGCGGTGATCTACACGGCCAAGACAGCCAAGGAAGACTTCGAGACCGTGCGGGGCATTTGCCCGTACAACGTGCCCAGGCAAGACAAGAAGTCCAAGGTCATCGCCAAGTGCGACATGTGCAACGACCGGGTGAAAGCGGGCAAGCTCCCGGCCTGCGTCACGGCCTGCCCCACTGGCACCATGAACTTCGGCGACCGCGACGACATGCTCAAGTTGGCCGAAAAACGTCTCGCCGAGGCCAAGAAAAAGCATCCCAAGGCCCAGTTGGTGGACGCCGACAGCGTTCGCGTCATCTTCCTCACGGCGGACGACCCGACCCTGTACTCCCCCACCCTCATGGCCGATGCGGGCGCGGCCGCCCCGCGCGGCTACACCCGCCAGGAGCTTTTCGCCGGACTGCTGAAGCCGGTGAAACGCGTTCTGGGGTAA
- a CDS encoding peroxiredoxin family protein: protein MDTPTASRISALLLALLLALSALPALAAKPRTGDILPDEESTARLAPPDAAALGLSPDKPLRLSQIKARTLLVEVYSMYCPICQTVAPAVNRVHERLAASPLGREIGFVALGAGNSPFEIEVFRKKYRTPFPLVPDPDYVLHKAFMSVGTPAFFVLRPLPGGKGLKVLLYHEGPLKDEDAFVEQVLRAAAQK, encoded by the coding sequence ATGGACACACCGACCGCCTCTCGCATCTCCGCCCTGCTGCTGGCTTTGCTGCTGGCCCTGTCGGCCCTGCCCGCCCTGGCGGCAAAGCCGCGCACCGGCGACATCCTGCCCGATGAGGAGAGCACGGCCAGGCTTGCCCCGCCCGACGCCGCCGCCCTGGGTCTTTCCCCGGACAAGCCGCTGCGCCTCTCGCAGATCAAGGCCCGCACCCTGCTGGTGGAGGTGTACAGCATGTACTGCCCCATCTGCCAAACCGTTGCCCCGGCCGTGAACCGCGTTCACGAGCGTCTGGCCGCCTCGCCCCTGGGCCGGGAAATCGGCTTCGTGGCGCTGGGCGCGGGCAACTCGCCCTTCGAGATCGAGGTGTTCCGCAAGAAGTACCGCACGCCCTTCCCTCTGGTGCCCGACCCGGACTACGTGCTGCACAAGGCCTTCATGTCCGTGGGAACCCCCGCGTTCTTTGTGCTGCGCCCCCTCCCAGGCGGCAAGGGCCTCAAAGTGCTGCTGTACCATGAAGGCCCGCTGAAGGATGAAGACGCGTTTGTTGAACAGGTGCTGCGCGCGGCCGCCCAGAAGTAG
- a CDS encoding MltA domain-containing protein, with translation MTGVSPGSSAGRLSTLAGRFVRLALLAAVLVSIGCAKPAPPPPPAPPPPPKVVEPVYGPLTVRQALEQARQMDPSSQGLRTWRDLTPGLRASLSYVSKKPGAEVAVERPGLAVTWEALRLTLEDLLAALPYLDDDPALLAQVFAWYPLEPDTLVTGYYEPYLEASLEPDPAYPYPIYGHPRDLLTADLGDFHPRWRGQKLHYRLGKNGIKPYHDRGDIDFGGALAGKGAEIAWVKNRVDLYFLQIQGSGRLILPDGSVKHVLYAEKNGRELAMLGRTIINRGHLTRNEASAPRIREFMEKHPQLEQELLSADKSYVFFRLAESGPYGSMGKLLTPMGSIAVDRKLVPLGAALAMSVSLPAPKSGGPQRLSGLALAQDTGGAIKGNHVDLFCGSGPYAEFVSGRMKNPGQLHLLLSRRALEVLSGGAVRDEPSPPALRGQESCQGGALGPGGQ, from the coding sequence ATGACAGGTGTTTCCCCTGGGAGTTCCGCCGGGCGGCTTTCCACCCTGGCGGGACGTTTTGTGCGTTTGGCGCTGCTGGCCGCCGTGCTGGTGAGCATAGGCTGCGCCAAGCCCGCGCCTCCTCCTCCTCCTGCTCCGCCGCCGCCGCCCAAGGTTGTGGAACCCGTGTACGGCCCCCTCACCGTCCGGCAGGCTTTGGAGCAGGCCCGGCAAATGGACCCATCAAGCCAGGGCCTGCGCACTTGGCGTGACCTGACGCCCGGCCTGCGGGCCAGCCTGTCCTATGTCTCCAAAAAGCCCGGCGCGGAGGTGGCCGTGGAGCGGCCTGGCCTTGCCGTCACCTGGGAGGCCCTGCGCCTGACCCTGGAGGATCTGCTGGCGGCTTTGCCCTACCTGGACGACGACCCGGCTTTGCTGGCCCAGGTGTTCGCCTGGTACCCGCTGGAGCCGGACACGCTGGTCACCGGGTATTACGAGCCCTACCTGGAGGCCAGCCTGGAGCCCGACCCCGCCTATCCGTACCCGATATATGGTCATCCTCGGGACCTGCTCACTGCGGACCTGGGCGACTTCCACCCCCGCTGGCGCGGGCAGAAGCTGCATTACCGGCTGGGCAAGAACGGCATCAAGCCCTACCATGACCGGGGCGACATCGACTTTGGCGGCGCCCTCGCGGGCAAAGGCGCGGAGATCGCCTGGGTCAAGAACCGCGTGGACCTGTATTTTCTGCAAATACAGGGCTCCGGACGGCTCATTTTGCCCGACGGCAGCGTGAAGCATGTGCTGTATGCCGAGAAGAACGGCCGGGAACTGGCCATGCTCGGGCGCACCATCATCAACCGTGGCCACCTGACCCGCAACGAGGCCAGCGCACCGCGCATCCGGGAGTTCATGGAGAAGCATCCGCAACTGGAGCAGGAACTGCTCAGCGCGGACAAGAGCTACGTGTTCTTCCGCCTGGCGGAGAGCGGGCCTTACGGCAGCATGGGCAAGCTGCTCACACCCATGGGCTCCATCGCCGTGGACCGCAAGCTGGTGCCCCTGGGCGCGGCCCTGGCCATGAGCGTGTCCCTGCCCGCGCCCAAGAGCGGCGGCCCGCAGCGTCTGTCCGGCCTGGCCCTGGCCCAGGACACCGGCGGGGCCATCAAGGGCAATCATGTGGATTTGTTTTGCGGCTCCGGACCCTATGCGGAGTTCGTCTCCGGCCGGATGAAGAACCCCGGACAGCTGCACCTCCTGTTGAGCCGCAGGGCGCTGGAGGTCTTGTCCGGCGGCGCTGTCCGGGACGAGCCGTCGCCGCCGGCGTTGCGTGGGCAGGAGTCCTGCCAGGGCGGCGCGTTGGGGCCTGGCGGGCAATAG